A portion of the Carya illinoinensis cultivar Pawnee chromosome 11, C.illinoinensisPawnee_v1, whole genome shotgun sequence genome contains these proteins:
- the LOC122280930 gene encoding G-type lectin S-receptor-like serine/threonine-protein kinase At4g27290 isoform X2 — protein MAEACTYFFLSSLLFSLLETSNSLDTLPSNQSIRDGDTLVSAGGTFEMGFFSPGSSKSRYVGIWYAISSGTVVWVANRDTPLNDHSGVLTITDEGVLALLNSTNNVVWSTNISRTAENPVAQLLDTGNLVVKDGNVDDPERFLWQSFDYPCDTLLPKMKIGRDLVTGLDRIMSSWKSTEDPARGDFTVRLDPRGLPQRVLMKGNTIKARTGSWNGLRFTGYPGVTRNPVFDYEFVMNQNEVYFDFTLVNTSVFSRYTINPSGVAQRFVWMDRTRSWELYATSQPDACQTYAFCGAYATCDRDNSPACACLKGFLPKSPKDWKSIDWSDGCVRRTPLVCNIGDGFLKYTGLKLPDTSSSWFNATLSLDECEGLCLKNCSCTAYSNLDIRGKGSGCLLWLGKLIDTVVYSQGGQDLYIKVASSELENNGNKGNTSKIKRAGIIAGAVVLVNGILALGLISYIRKKKSSFKGMTKRRPEKDCENEGLKEDMELPIIDLTAIANATNNFSSNNKLGEGGFGPVYKGTLPEGQVIAVKRLSTNSGQGPIEFINEVKLIAKLQHRNLVKLLGCCTEENEKILIYEYMPNKSLESFIFDETKSKLLDLRKRIDIIGGIAKGLLYLHEDSRLRVIHRDLKASNILLDMEMNPKISDFGLARSFQGDQIVSKTHRIVGTYGYMSPEYAVHGQYSVKSDVFSFGVLVLEILSGKKNRGFCHPDHHLNLLGHAWRLWIVDRAMELIDESVVDAHTRSEVLRLIQVGLLCVQQRPEDRPNMSYVVLMLGSEVLLPIPRQPGFYADLSVADSPSSNNATYSANGISISTFEAR, from the exons ATGGCCGAAGCCTGTACCTATTTTTTTCTATCCTCTCTATTGTTCTCCCTCTTAGAAACATCCAATTCGTTGGACACTCTTCCTTCCAATCAATCAATCAGAGACGGCGACACGTTAGTTTCAGCCGGTGGAACATTTGAAATGGGATTTTTCAGCCCAGGCAGTTCAAAAAGCCGATACGTTGGAATATGGTACGcgatatcttctgggacagtcgTATGGGTGGCTAACAGAGACACTCCGCTTAACGATCACTCCGGAGTTTTAACGATCACCGATGAAGGAGTTCTTGCCCTTCTCAATAGCACAAATAATGTTGTTTGGTCCACTAATATATCAAGAACAGCAGAAAATCCAGTTGCACAGCTCCTGGATACTGGAAATCTTGTTGTGAAAGATGGAAATGTTGATGACCCAGAGAGATTTTTGTGGCAGAGTTTTGATTATCCTTGTGACACATTACTACCAAAAATGAAGATTGGAAGGGACTTGGTAACTGGTCTAGATAGAATCATGTCATCTTGGAAGAGCACGGAAGATCCTGCTCGAGGTGATTTTACAGTAAGGTTAGATCCTCGTGGGCTTCCGCAAAGGGTTCTGATGAAGGGGAATACGATAAAGGCTAGAACGGGGTCATGGAATGGTCTTCGTTTTACGGGATACCCGGGCGTAACTCGGAATCCAGTGTTCGACTATGAATTCGTGATGAATCAGAACGAGGTGTATTTTGATTTCACACTCGTAAACACTTCTGTTTTTTCAAGATATACAATAAACCCATCTGGCGTTGCGCAGCGGTTTGTGTGGATGGATCGAACTCGCAGTTGGGAGCTTTACGCCACATCCCAGCCAGATGCGTGTCAAACTTATGCATTCTGTGGGGCATACGCTACCTGCGATCGCGATAACTCTCCTGCATGTGCATGCTTGAAAGGGTTCTTACCCAAGTCTCCAAAAGATTGGAAATCAATAGATTGGTCTGACGGATGTGTTCGAAGGACTCCATTGGTATGCAATATTGGAGATGGCTTCCTCAAGTACACGGGGTTGAAATTACCCGACACATCTTCTTCCTGGTTTAATGCGACCCTGAGCCTCGATGAATGCGAGGGATTGTGCTTGAAAAACTGCTCTTGCACAGCATATTCCAATTTAGATATTAGGGGAAAAGGGAGTGGCTGCTTGCTTTGGTTGGGGAAACTGATTGACACTGTTGTGTACTCTCAGGGTGGGCAAGATCTATACATAAAAGTGGCCAGTTCAGAACTAG AAAATAATGGGAATAAGGGGAACACCAGCAAGATAAAACGAGCAGGAATCATAGCCGGCGCTGTAGTATTAGTGAATGGAATTCTAGCACTTGGATTGATCTCATACATACGGAAGAAGAAGTCTAGTTTCAAAG GAATGACAAAAAGAAGACCCGAGAAAGATTGTGAAAATGAAGGCCTGAAGGAAGACATGGAGTTACCGATAATTGATTTGACAGCCATAGCTAATGCCACTAATAACTTTTCAAGCAACAACAAGCTGGGAGAAGGTGGATTTGGACCTGTGTATAAG GGTACACTGCCAGAAGGGCAAGTGATAGCTGTGAAGAGGCTTTCAACGAATTCCGGACAAGGACCTATTGAGTTCATAAATGAAGTAAAATTGATTGCCAAACTTCAGCACCGCAATCTTGTAAAGCTTCTAGGGTGTTGCAcggaagaaaatgagaaaattttgATCTACGAATACATGCCTAACAAAAGCTTGGAGTCctttatttttg ACGAGACAAAGAGCAAATTATTAGATTTGCGCAAGCGCATTGACATTATTGGTGGCATTGCCAAAGGACTTCTCTATCTTCACGAAGATTCTAGACTGAGGGTCATCCATAGAGATctcaaagctagcaatatcttACTAGATATGGAAATGAATCCGAAAATTTCGGACTTTGGCCTGGCTAGATCATTTCAGGGAGATCAAATTGTGTCCAAGACCCATAGGATTGTTGGAACATA TGGCTACATGTCTCCCGAGTATGCAGTGCATGGGCAGTACTCTGTGAAATCTGATGTCTTTAGCTTTGGAGTTTTAGTATTGGAGATCTTGAGTGGGAAGAAGAACAGGGGATTCTGCCATCCAGACCACCACCTCAATCTTCTTGGACAT gCATGGAGACTATGGATTGTAGACAGAGCAATGGAACTGATCGATGAATCAGTAGTTGATGCACACACACGATCTGAAGTGTTAAGACTAATTCAAGTGGGTCTGTTATGTGTGCAGCAAAGACCTGAAGATAGACCAAACATGTCTTATGTGGTTCTAATGTTAGGCAGTGAAGTTTTATTGCCTATCCCCAGGCAGCCGGGTTTCTATGCCGATTTATCGGTAGCAGATTCTCCATCTAGCAACAACGCAACTTATTCAGCAAATGGAATCAGCATCTCAACATTCGAAGCACG ATGA
- the LOC122280930 gene encoding G-type lectin S-receptor-like serine/threonine-protein kinase At4g27290 isoform X1, which produces MAEACTYFFLSSLLFSLLETSNSLDTLPSNQSIRDGDTLVSAGGTFEMGFFSPGSSKSRYVGIWYAISSGTVVWVANRDTPLNDHSGVLTITDEGVLALLNSTNNVVWSTNISRTAENPVAQLLDTGNLVVKDGNVDDPERFLWQSFDYPCDTLLPKMKIGRDLVTGLDRIMSSWKSTEDPARGDFTVRLDPRGLPQRVLMKGNTIKARTGSWNGLRFTGYPGVTRNPVFDYEFVMNQNEVYFDFTLVNTSVFSRYTINPSGVAQRFVWMDRTRSWELYATSQPDACQTYAFCGAYATCDRDNSPACACLKGFLPKSPKDWKSIDWSDGCVRRTPLVCNIGDGFLKYTGLKLPDTSSSWFNATLSLDECEGLCLKNCSCTAYSNLDIRGKGSGCLLWLGKLIDTVVYSQGGQDLYIKVASSELENNGNKGNTSKIKRAGIIAGAVVLVNGILALGLISYIRKKKSSFKGMTKRRPEKDCENEGLKEDMELPIIDLTAIANATNNFSSNNKLGEGGFGPVYKGTLPEGQVIAVKRLSTNSGQGPIEFINEVKLIAKLQHRNLVKLLGCCTEENEKILIYEYMPNKSLESFIFDETKSKLLDLRKRIDIIGGIAKGLLYLHEDSRLRVIHRDLKASNILLDMEMNPKISDFGLARSFQGDQIVSKTHRIVGTYGYMSPEYAVHGQYSVKSDVFSFGVLVLEILSGKKNRGFCHPDHHLNLLGHAWRLWIVDRAMELIDESVVDAHTRSEVLRLIQVGLLCVQQRPEDRPNMSYVVLMLGSEVLLPIPRQPGFYADLSVADSPSSNNATYSANGISISTFEARSTYNCKNSVDCKV; this is translated from the exons ATGGCCGAAGCCTGTACCTATTTTTTTCTATCCTCTCTATTGTTCTCCCTCTTAGAAACATCCAATTCGTTGGACACTCTTCCTTCCAATCAATCAATCAGAGACGGCGACACGTTAGTTTCAGCCGGTGGAACATTTGAAATGGGATTTTTCAGCCCAGGCAGTTCAAAAAGCCGATACGTTGGAATATGGTACGcgatatcttctgggacagtcgTATGGGTGGCTAACAGAGACACTCCGCTTAACGATCACTCCGGAGTTTTAACGATCACCGATGAAGGAGTTCTTGCCCTTCTCAATAGCACAAATAATGTTGTTTGGTCCACTAATATATCAAGAACAGCAGAAAATCCAGTTGCACAGCTCCTGGATACTGGAAATCTTGTTGTGAAAGATGGAAATGTTGATGACCCAGAGAGATTTTTGTGGCAGAGTTTTGATTATCCTTGTGACACATTACTACCAAAAATGAAGATTGGAAGGGACTTGGTAACTGGTCTAGATAGAATCATGTCATCTTGGAAGAGCACGGAAGATCCTGCTCGAGGTGATTTTACAGTAAGGTTAGATCCTCGTGGGCTTCCGCAAAGGGTTCTGATGAAGGGGAATACGATAAAGGCTAGAACGGGGTCATGGAATGGTCTTCGTTTTACGGGATACCCGGGCGTAACTCGGAATCCAGTGTTCGACTATGAATTCGTGATGAATCAGAACGAGGTGTATTTTGATTTCACACTCGTAAACACTTCTGTTTTTTCAAGATATACAATAAACCCATCTGGCGTTGCGCAGCGGTTTGTGTGGATGGATCGAACTCGCAGTTGGGAGCTTTACGCCACATCCCAGCCAGATGCGTGTCAAACTTATGCATTCTGTGGGGCATACGCTACCTGCGATCGCGATAACTCTCCTGCATGTGCATGCTTGAAAGGGTTCTTACCCAAGTCTCCAAAAGATTGGAAATCAATAGATTGGTCTGACGGATGTGTTCGAAGGACTCCATTGGTATGCAATATTGGAGATGGCTTCCTCAAGTACACGGGGTTGAAATTACCCGACACATCTTCTTCCTGGTTTAATGCGACCCTGAGCCTCGATGAATGCGAGGGATTGTGCTTGAAAAACTGCTCTTGCACAGCATATTCCAATTTAGATATTAGGGGAAAAGGGAGTGGCTGCTTGCTTTGGTTGGGGAAACTGATTGACACTGTTGTGTACTCTCAGGGTGGGCAAGATCTATACATAAAAGTGGCCAGTTCAGAACTAG AAAATAATGGGAATAAGGGGAACACCAGCAAGATAAAACGAGCAGGAATCATAGCCGGCGCTGTAGTATTAGTGAATGGAATTCTAGCACTTGGATTGATCTCATACATACGGAAGAAGAAGTCTAGTTTCAAAG GAATGACAAAAAGAAGACCCGAGAAAGATTGTGAAAATGAAGGCCTGAAGGAAGACATGGAGTTACCGATAATTGATTTGACAGCCATAGCTAATGCCACTAATAACTTTTCAAGCAACAACAAGCTGGGAGAAGGTGGATTTGGACCTGTGTATAAG GGTACACTGCCAGAAGGGCAAGTGATAGCTGTGAAGAGGCTTTCAACGAATTCCGGACAAGGACCTATTGAGTTCATAAATGAAGTAAAATTGATTGCCAAACTTCAGCACCGCAATCTTGTAAAGCTTCTAGGGTGTTGCAcggaagaaaatgagaaaattttgATCTACGAATACATGCCTAACAAAAGCTTGGAGTCctttatttttg ACGAGACAAAGAGCAAATTATTAGATTTGCGCAAGCGCATTGACATTATTGGTGGCATTGCCAAAGGACTTCTCTATCTTCACGAAGATTCTAGACTGAGGGTCATCCATAGAGATctcaaagctagcaatatcttACTAGATATGGAAATGAATCCGAAAATTTCGGACTTTGGCCTGGCTAGATCATTTCAGGGAGATCAAATTGTGTCCAAGACCCATAGGATTGTTGGAACATA TGGCTACATGTCTCCCGAGTATGCAGTGCATGGGCAGTACTCTGTGAAATCTGATGTCTTTAGCTTTGGAGTTTTAGTATTGGAGATCTTGAGTGGGAAGAAGAACAGGGGATTCTGCCATCCAGACCACCACCTCAATCTTCTTGGACAT gCATGGAGACTATGGATTGTAGACAGAGCAATGGAACTGATCGATGAATCAGTAGTTGATGCACACACACGATCTGAAGTGTTAAGACTAATTCAAGTGGGTCTGTTATGTGTGCAGCAAAGACCTGAAGATAGACCAAACATGTCTTATGTGGTTCTAATGTTAGGCAGTGAAGTTTTATTGCCTATCCCCAGGCAGCCGGGTTTCTATGCCGATTTATCGGTAGCAGATTCTCCATCTAGCAACAACGCAACTTATTCAGCAAATGGAATCAGCATCTCAACATTCGAAGCACG GAGCACCTATAACTGCAAAAATTCTGTTGATTGCAAAGTCTAG